The genomic segment CGCGTGCGCTCACACCGCGCATCGCATTGACGATGGCCGCGATCCTCAACTTCGTCGGAGCATTGCTTGGTGTCGGGGTGGCCAAGACCATCAAGGACATTCTCACCGGATTTGATGGCCTGACGGCCAATCACGCCTTGACGGTCGTGCTCAGCGCACTCGTCGGCGCCATCGTATGGAACCTCATCACCTGGTATTTCGGCATCCCGTCGTCGTCATCCCATGCGCTCATCGGTGGCCTGATCGGCGTCGGCCTCGCAGCGGGCGTATCCGTCGACTGGGACAAGGTCATCGACAAGGTCGCGATCCCGATGCTGATGAGCCCCGCAATGGGCTTCTGTGGAGCATTCCTGATCATGCTCGCGATCATGTGGATCTTCCGTAAGGCCAACCCCCACACCGTCAACCGCGGATTCCGTATGTCGCAGACGGTCTCCGCTGCAGCGCTCTCGCTGGGTCACGGTCTGCAGGATGCGCAGAAGACGATGGGTGTCATCGTGCTGGCGCTGATCGCTGGCGGCGAGCACACGGGCGACGACATCCCACTCTGGGTCATTCTCGCCGCGGCCGGTGCGATCTCGCTGGGCACGATGTCCGGCGGTATGCGTATCATGCGCACGATGGGCCGCCGCATCATCGCGCTCGACCCGCCTCGTGGATTCGCTGCTGAGACCACCGCAGCCGTCGTGCTGTACGGCATGGCGATCGGGCTGCACGCGCCCGTCTCGACGACTCACACGATGACGTCAGCCGTCATGGGTGCCGGTGCGACGAAGCGCTTCAGCGCGGTCCGGTGGGGAGTGGCGAGAAGTATCGTCACGGCCTGGATCATCACGATCCCGGCGGCCGCCTCAGTCGGCGCTCTCTGCTACTTCGTGCTGCACTTCGTCATTCCTGGCAACTGAGCTGACTCACGCTGGGACTACCCGGTCACCTGGTTTCGACCTTCCTGGCGGCTTCGCCGCGGCACGCGCCCCCTACGCACTTACGTCGGGAGTCATCCCGCCCGAAGCATGCGTGGGGGGACCCCCAAACCTGGCTTCGCGCGCGCTCGCAGAGCTCGCTTGGCTCAGCCAAACCGTCCCTGGATGTAGGCCTCAGTGGCCGGGTCCTGTGGGTTGCTGAAGATTGCCTCGGTACGACCTGTCTCGATCAAACGTCCGGGCTTGCCGACACCTGACAGGTTGAAGAACGCCGTTTCGTCCGACACTCGTGCAGCCTGCTGCATGTTGTGCGTGACGATCACGATCGTGTACTTCTCCTTGAGCTCGTGGATCAGGTCCTC from the Aeromicrobium panaciterrae genome contains:
- a CDS encoding anion permease; the protein is MDLTLALVITTVAIALFFDYTNGFHDAANAIATSVSTRALTPRIALTMAAILNFVGALLGVGVAKTIKDILTGFDGLTANHALTVVLSALVGAIVWNLITWYFGIPSSSSHALIGGLIGVGLAAGVSVDWDKVIDKVAIPMLMSPAMGFCGAFLIMLAIMWIFRKANPHTVNRGFRMSQTVSAAALSLGHGLQDAQKTMGVIVLALIAGGEHTGDDIPLWVILAAAGAISLGTMSGGMRIMRTMGRRIIALDPPRGFAAETTAAVVLYGMAIGLHAPVSTTHTMTSAVMGAGATKRFSAVRWGVARSIVTAWIITIPAAASVGALCYFVLHFVIPGN